One Micromonospora sp. FIMYZ51 genomic window carries:
- the hemG gene encoding protoporphyrinogen oxidase gives MARRWRVAVVGGGVAGLAAAVRLRDRAPAGTEITVYEQSGALGGKLRTGELAGGPVEFGAESFLMRDPAGGPSAAVALVHRLGLAGRIVHPTVGQAALAVDGGLRPIPGGTLVGVPGDLEQVATVARPTPDADRDEGRPLLAPEQDVSVGALVRARFGGEVVDRLVDPMLGGVYAGRADDLSLATTMPALARAARTEHTLLGAVRAAQAAAPRAPGEPVFGTLDGGLGTLVDAAATASGATIRRNAAVRELTPAGAGWRLTVGPTRDPEHVEVDAVVLAVPARPAARLLAEVAAEAAERIGGLDYASVALVTLALPGPALPQLSGFLVPGTEGLLIKASTFFTTKWGHLRRPDGLALVRASVGRYGEEAQLQRPDEDLAATVHRELSAVLDVPLPAPVDGHVQRWGGGLPQYTPGHLDRVAAARSALRAAHPTLRLAGAGYDGVGIPVCVRSGETAAEEIITALEGSGS, from the coding sequence GTGGCGAGGCGCTGGCGGGTGGCGGTGGTCGGTGGCGGTGTCGCCGGCCTGGCCGCCGCGGTCCGGTTGCGGGACCGGGCCCCCGCCGGCACCGAGATCACCGTGTACGAGCAGTCCGGCGCGCTCGGTGGCAAGCTGCGCACCGGCGAGTTGGCCGGCGGCCCGGTGGAGTTCGGCGCGGAGTCGTTCCTGATGCGTGACCCGGCCGGCGGCCCGTCGGCCGCGGTGGCCCTGGTCCACCGGCTCGGGCTGGCCGGTCGGATCGTGCACCCGACCGTCGGGCAGGCGGCGCTCGCCGTCGACGGTGGGCTGCGCCCGATCCCGGGCGGCACGCTGGTGGGCGTACCGGGTGATCTGGAGCAGGTGGCGACGGTGGCCCGGCCGACGCCGGACGCCGACCGCGACGAGGGTCGGCCGCTACTCGCCCCGGAGCAGGACGTCTCCGTCGGCGCGCTGGTCCGCGCCCGGTTCGGCGGCGAGGTGGTGGACCGGCTGGTCGACCCGATGCTCGGCGGGGTCTACGCCGGCCGCGCCGACGACCTCTCCCTGGCCACCACCATGCCGGCCCTGGCCCGGGCGGCCCGCACGGAGCACACGCTGCTCGGCGCGGTACGCGCGGCACAGGCCGCTGCCCCACGCGCCCCCGGCGAACCGGTCTTCGGCACCCTCGACGGCGGACTCGGCACCCTGGTCGACGCCGCCGCCACGGCCAGCGGGGCGACCATCCGCCGCAACGCGGCGGTCCGCGAACTCACGCCGGCCGGTGCCGGTTGGCGGCTCACCGTCGGGCCGACCCGGGATCCCGAGCACGTCGAGGTCGACGCGGTGGTGCTGGCCGTGCCGGCCCGCCCGGCGGCCCGGCTGCTCGCCGAGGTCGCCGCCGAGGCGGCGGAGCGGATCGGCGGGCTGGACTACGCAAGCGTCGCGCTTGTCACGCTGGCCCTGCCCGGGCCGGCGTTGCCGCAGCTCTCCGGCTTCCTGGTGCCCGGCACCGAGGGGCTGCTGATCAAGGCATCCACGTTCTTCACCACCAAGTGGGGGCACCTGCGCCGGCCGGACGGGCTGGCCCTGGTCCGGGCCTCGGTCGGCCGGTACGGGGAGGAGGCCCAGCTCCAGCGCCCCGACGAGGACCTGGCGGCGACCGTGCACCGGGAGTTGTCGGCGGTGCTCGACGTGCCGCTGCCGGCACCGGTCGACGGGCACGTGCAACGCTGGGGTGGTGGGCTGCCGCAGTACACCCCCGGGCACCTGGACCGGGTGGCCGCCGCGCGGTCCGCGCTGCGGGCAGCACATCCGACGCTGCGGCTGGCCGGCGCCGGTTACGACGGGGTGGGCATCCCGGTCTGCGTCCGTTCCGGCGAGACGGCGGCCGAGGAGATCATCACAGCACTGGAAGGATCGGGGAGTTGA
- the hemQ gene encoding hydrogen peroxide-dependent heme synthase, translated as MTEQSNAARLRELNDTIRYTMWSVFRSSAPLPSLRENVTGEAESLIEELAGKDVVVRGTYDVSGLRADADLMIWWHSSSSDALQDAYLRLRRTTLGRAMTPVWSQMALHRPAEFNKSHIPAFLAGEEARAYLCVYPFVRSYEWYLLPDAERRELLAEHGQMARGYPDVRANTVASFALGDYEWMLAFEADELHRIVDLMRDLRGSRARLHVREEVPFYTGRRRPIADIIANLV; from the coding sequence TTGACGGAGCAGAGCAACGCGGCCCGGCTGCGGGAGCTGAACGACACCATCCGCTACACCATGTGGTCGGTGTTCCGGTCCAGCGCGCCGCTGCCGTCGCTGCGGGAGAACGTGACCGGCGAGGCCGAGTCGCTGATCGAGGAACTGGCCGGCAAGGACGTCGTGGTGCGGGGCACGTACGACGTTTCCGGCCTGCGCGCCGACGCCGACCTGATGATCTGGTGGCACTCCTCGTCCAGCGACGCTCTCCAGGACGCGTACCTGCGGTTGCGGCGGACCACCCTGGGGCGGGCGATGACCCCGGTCTGGTCGCAGATGGCGCTGCACCGGCCGGCCGAGTTCAACAAGAGCCACATCCCGGCGTTCCTGGCCGGTGAGGAGGCCCGCGCCTACCTCTGCGTCTACCCGTTCGTCCGCTCGTACGAGTGGTACCTGCTGCCCGACGCCGAGCGCCGCGAGCTGCTGGCCGAGCACGGCCAGATGGCCCGGGGCTACCCGGACGTGCGCGCCAACACGGTGGCCTCGTTCGCGCTCGGCGACTACGAGTGGATGCTCGCCTTCGAGGCCGACGAGCTGCACCGCATCGTGGACCTGATGCGCGACCTGCGCGGCTCCCGGGCCCGGCTGCACGTACGCGAGGAGGTCCCCTTCTACACCGGCCGCCGCCGCCCGATCGCCGACATCATCGCGAACCTGGTGTAA